TGACCAAGGTCGGCATCAAGGAATACCCGCTGGTCGAGTACCTTGCAGGCCAACTGATGCTGTCTGACGAAGACCGCCTCAACGCCCTGAAAGAATACTTCCCGAACGCCAAAGCCGAAGACTGGCGCCTGTGGCAAGCCGGCCAACGCGTGCAAATCATCAAGCGTGATGAAGCTGCCGGTGGCGTGCTGAAACTGGGTACCGAGATCGTTGCTTCCGCAGACGGCACCATCGCCGGCCTGCTGGGCGCATCGCCGGGCGCATCGACTGCCGCACCGATCATGCTGACCGTGCTGCAGAAAGTGTTCAAGGACAAGGTTGCCTCGCCAGCCTGGCAGGAAAAGCTGCACCAGATCGTGCCTAGCTATGGCACTCAGCTGAACAGCAGCCCTGAGAAAGTGGCTCAAGAGTGGGCTTACACCTCCAAGGTGCTGGAGCTGACTCCACCGCCGGCGATTGGTCAGGTGGCGGCTCCGGCTGCTGCCCCGGCTGCTCCGGCCAAGGCGCCGAAGGCTAATGCTGCGACGGATATGGCTTTGTAAGTAGAAGCGTGATTGGAAAGCCCACTGGATCGGTGACGGTCAGTGGGCTTTTTTGTGGGTGGGATTCAGTGCAGATGATTTGCGAGAGTCGCCAAAAGGAGCTGCTTTTGTGGCGAGGGAGCTTGCTCCCGTTGGGCTGCGGAGCAGTCCCAGCGCGTGATCGGCCGTTTGGTGACCATGTCACCGCAGGCGCTTTTGAAGGGGGATTTGAGGGTGAAGCTGGATGCGCCCTTCGCATCGCAACTATCAAAGCCCTTTACCGAGGGGCAAGCCTCTCAGTAAAGGGCTGAGTGATTACTTAGGTGGAACGAAGTTATCCAGCATTCGATTCACCGCCAGTTCCGCCAGCATGATGACCTGCTGAAGCGCCAGCAGGGTATTGCGGTGGGTGCCCTCCACCAATGCAGCGATGTCGCTGGCCATGACACTGGCCGACGCCAGGTTCTCGCACGTTTGAACCAGCAAGGCTTCATGGCCGACATCCGGCGCAACCATGTACATGGTGCTGGGTTTACGTGGGGTGTTGTTCATGATCGCCGCCGGGTTGAGGTAGAAATTTAGGGCGCGCTCGGCGGCTTCGTTGAGTTTTTTTGAATCGAGGGATTCGTACGGGGATGCCGGATCGGTGTCCGGTGGATTGGGTGTCACTTTGAACATAGATGAAACTCCCACTTAGAATAAATAAGAGCCATCACCCTCGCTACCAAACGAAGAGTGGCGGCCATACGCGGGTTGGTAGACCGGTCTAAGTAGGAAACCCGGCGCTCACAATGGAGCCCCACGCATGACCACCATATAAAGCTGAGCCCAAAAAAGGGACTCATAAGGTGTCGCCATGCGACTACTTAAAGGCGGGCTACCAAACCCGATCACTGTTTTTCAGTGACAGGGAAACGATATAGCCCGCCCCACAGCCGCACAAGCCAGCGGATTCTGGCGCACGCGTAGGCAACGACGCAAGGCGTTGTAGCCGTTAGGACGTAACAGCGGGTGTCTTTAAACACGCATCGTTAAACGTGTGAGCGCTTTCAAAAAAACGAGGAAGCGTCTGACATTTTTAGGGTTGTGTTGCGGCGCGACCGCACCTGTCGCCCGCTTAAAGTCATGCAGGGCGCGCGCGACGGCGTTTTTTTTTTGAATCGAGGGTTTGGTAGGAGAATGCCGGATCGGTCACCGGCGGATGGATATGACGCTGACCGCTGCGTCGGTACTTTTGAATGGAGCCGTGCAGAGTTGAAAAAGGATGGCAGCTGTAGATAGGTAATGGAGTCGTGGGAGGAGCTTCGCAATACCGACTTGGCCGAGGGCACCCTGTGCCACGGGCTGCTCCGCCCGGTCACTGCGGCGGTGACGGGAGACAAGATAACCGGCGACCGCCTGGCGCTGTATCAACCCTAACGCGAGGGAACGACTGCTACTGGCCGATTTATGCCCATCGCGAAGGGCAGAAAACGGCCAAAAGCAGCCCGTCGCGATCAGAAACGTTTGACGACAACGCGTCGCTCTCGCACTCTGTTTTACCCCCTATTTCTTCACTAGGCTTCCCTATGTCATTCGCGACCGTAGTGCTGCTCGACTCCTGGCCACAGCCAAGTACGTCGCCCGAACCCGTCGTGTTCGCCACGGACACGCAGCTATGTTTACGGTACTGCACCGCTGGGGAAGAAATAGCTGTAATTCATTTTCCCCTAGTAAAAAAAATTCAGTTCGGGTCACCAAACGACGAGGCATTGGGCGGCCATCCGCTTATTGGACTTGGCCTCAAGCATTACCAAATTCATCGAATAGATAATTCGCCTTGGCTAGCAGAGCTTGAGCAGAGAAACGCCATTCACCCACGACACGATAAACAGCGGTTTCTAAAAGATGCCATCCACTATGTCTTTACGTTTCAGGACTCTACCCTGGAATGCATCGTAATTGAGGGGCAGTTCTGGTATCCAAAAGTACAAGTCTTTACCTCGGAGCAGAAGGCAAGGGATGTCTGGCGCCAACTGATCAACGACGTGGGCGCATGATCCCCCATTGTCGCGTCTAGCCAAGTCACTTTCCAAATTCCAGCGTCAGATCGGAAAGGTGTGCCGGTCCAAAACGTTTAGTACTGTTATGATTAGAAAATGAAAGGGAACGCAAAAAAATCAACCATGAATCCAATTCGGCCCACCCCTGCGGCATACCACACAGACGACAGCTACTGGCACCTTCTTACCGCAGAAGATGGCTCGGTATATGTTCTCGTCAACTGCGAAGCGACTTTTGTGAGTTACGACACTCTGGTTAAGCTCAACTACGAGGAGCTGCGCGACTACCACGGCTTGGGCTGGCTATCCATTCAGCACCTGGCTAACCGGATCAACTACTTTGTCGATGATTACAATAGCCGACGGATCACCGGCCCTTTGCTCGATGCAGCTATACAGGCGTCGAAGCACTAAACATCCCCCAGACATCTGCCTAGTGTTCGTCAGTTCGCAGTTGGATGACGGCTATGGGCCGATTTCTACCTGTCGCCACCGTCAGCTTTGGGTCGACAGCCCACCTTCACGACAGGCAGAAATCGGTCAATGGGTACTTGTCTTGAACGGCTGCAATGGGTCGATTGCAGCCCTTCGTGACTGGCAGCGATCGGCCAAAAGCAGCCTCTTTGGCTCGCCCGCGCGCGGCCGTAAACACGTCAGTGCAATCAAGAATGGGACGAAGCAAACTGCGCTCCTAGCTCAGGGCGAATTTTAATGTATTTAAAAAATAGATCCGCCACCTGTTACTAAACAATTAAGGAACGAGGAAATGGACAGCAAACGAGTGTGGGTAACGACTGGGCTTTCTATTCTTAGTGTGGCAACTGTAATTACAGCAACCCCTTGGATTCTAACATTTCGTGATAATGCGTGGAGCGAGAACCCTGCAAGCTGGGGTGTGTTTGGGGATTACATTGGGGGAACACTAGCCACCATCCTTGCGGCCTTTAGCTTTCTAGGACTTATGTATAACGTGTGGTTGCAAGGCCAAGCCATGCAGAGCGACAGAGAACTACGTGACGACGAAATTTACAACAAGCAGGCAATTACATGTTTGGAACGTGCATTTAACCGAGTTTACCGTGAAGGGAGCAGCATTCCGATACGGGATAGGACAGCATGGCTGGATTGTGCAAGGTTCCTGCTGTCTGCGGACAAACTGTACGACAAGATAAAGTCAGACGGGTTTAAAGTGATGTATGAAAGCGAACGAGAATACTGGCGATGGAAGTTCGCAGATTTATTTGAGCCTGTAGAGGATTTTGAAGTTTCACAACAACCATCATACTTTGACGGTCCTATCCCAGATGAAAAGATTGATCATAGTTCTATCTACGTAATCTATAGCTTTTCGACGTGGCAGAAAGATCAGCCGGACATTTTGGAGAAGGTTATGAGCGATGGCGGAGACTTGAACATGGTTAGCAAAAAATATAGAGGGGCTAGGGAATTTTTGAGTAGGTCCGCCAGGTTTCAGCAGCGAGTTATAGAGAGATGAAGTGCAACTATTACATTCGGAACTTCTGAAGATCCCTGCATCAGCCAGGGCATTTTCGCAAATTGACCTGATCGCATCTTCACTAGATGCTCGGGCAGCTTTGGGGCGAAAGCGGTCGCTCGTGAGCGGCTGCTTCTGGCCGTTTTTTGCCTGTCGCAAGGACGCCAACCGACCCAAAACAGTCATCTGAACCGCATTGATCGACAGGAATGCCATCCACCAATCTTAAAATCGGGATGGTGGCTCGTTTCCGGCTTTGAGCTGCAAAAAGACCTGATCCGGATCTGCCTGGCACCAGTATCTGAACAGAAGGCGAGGCTCGGTATTTCCGAAATATTGATCCACGATGCTCTCGGGGGGCGTGGTGAGTTTAGGTTCTGGCCATTGCTGCGCTAAAACACCTATTGGTTTGCCAGACGAACAAATAATCCAGGTTGCCTTGCCTCCATTGATACCAGGTAGGTAGCCCATACCTTGTATCACTTTGATTAAGGCACGCAGGGTTGCTGATGGATCGAGTGTGATCGACGTCGCATGGCTTTCCAAATCATCCCCCGCATGAACGCTATCTCGATCAATGGCAACTTCCAACATGACTGCTCCTTTTTAGCGCTGTGCTGTCACTAGATCGACCAGCGTAGAGAACATCAGCGGCTACCTGTCTACAGTCTGCAATTGGCCGATTGCCGTCTGTGGCGATGGGCAGCAACCCAAGCGGACATCTACACTCTCTGATTGAATAAGCTATCGCCCACTGCACGATACTCGGACTTGAACGAATGACAGACAATCCTTTTCGTATTCCAACAGATGCTGAAATTGCTGACGCAGAGAGCAGGCTCAATTTTCGATTTCCCGATCAATATATCCGGTTCCTGAAAGGTGGCAGCGATGTCGCAAACGCCGCATTTGAACCTGCGGTGATTTTGGGGGAATGCATCCATCTAGATATCTTTGCAATTACCGAAACCGCCTGGGCCCAGGGTGTGCCCCGGGATTGGTTGCCTTTCATTGAAGATAACAGCGACTACTTCTGCATATCGGAGGCTGGTGTTGTTCGATACTGGTCACACAACGGAAGTACAGACGAAAGTTGGCCAACCTTTGCCGCCTGGTTCGAACAGGTCTGCATAGCCCTTGAGTAGTGTCTGTACGAGATCTGCAATCCATACCCAGCGTCCGCGTCTGGCCGATTACTGCCTGTCGCGAGAGGCAGCTTGGGGAGGTAACAGTCCTTCGCGACCGGCAGGTCTTAGCAACCAACCCCACATCACCGAACCACACTCACTCCGGCAACCCAGCCAGCCGCAACCCATCAGCAAACCGCTTAAAATCCTCAGAACGCTGGATCGGCAACCAGTCCTTCAGATTAGAAACACGCAAAGACGGATCCAGCTCGTGCAAACGCTGCATCGCCTGCTTCGCTTTGTCCATGCGTCCGCTGAGCGCATGACTGGCCGCGATCAGGGCAACTGATGCCAGGAGGCAGGGCAGGTTCCTCAGCGCCTTTTCCGCCCAGTCAGAAGCGGGATCGAAGCGCCCGGCGAAGAAGTGCGCGAGCGCCATCCCGACCTGCATCCTGAACATTTCCGGATCCAGCGGACTCAAGCGCACGGCATGGGTCAAATCCTTGATGGCGGCATCTGCTTCACCGCGCAGTGCGCGCAGGATTCCGCCCAGGAACCAGGCGGGGGCGAGGTTGGGGTTGAGCAGGCGTGCCCGGTCGAGCAGGGCAATGCCGCCATCGACGTCGCCGGCGAGGTGGGCAAGTGCATGTCCGCCTCGCGTCAGTGCCACCGCATCATCCCGGCCGAGTTCTACCGCCAAACGCGCAAGTCGTGCGCCCTCGGCGATTTCTTGAGGCCGATCGGTCATCCAGCCATTCAACTTGCGCCAGAAGTGGCACCAGGCGGCCATGCCATAGGCCGATGCAAATTCCGGATCGAGCTCGATGGCCTTGTAGAACAACGGCAGCGCTTGCTCGATGGCTTCGCGGGTGCCGTTGTGCAGTTTCGCCATGCCGCGCAGGTAATAGTCGTATGCGTCCAGGCTTTCCGTTGGTTTGCGCTTGGCGCGCTCGATTTCTGCCCGTTCCAGCTGCGGTGCTATGGCGCCGACGACGCTTTCGGCGATTTGATCCTGCAGCTCGAAGATGTCGTGGAGCATTCCTTCGAAGCGCTCCGCCCAGATATGCGTTCCGGTGGTCGCGTCGATCAGCTGCCCGGTGATGCGTATCTTGTTCCCGGACTTGCGCACGCTACCTTCCAGCACGTAGCGCACGCCGAGCGTCTGGCCGACGCCCTGTACGTCCACGTCCCGACCCTTGTAGGTGAAGCTTGAATTGCGCGCGATGACGAACAGCCAGCGGATTCGCGACAGGGCGGCGATGATGTCCTCCACCATGCCGTCGGCGAAATACTCCTGCTCTGGATCGCCGCTCAGGTTCTGGAAGGGCAGGACCGTAATGGAGGGTTTGTCCGGCAGGACGAGCGTGGGCGCAGGCGTTTGCTTCAGGTCCTCGGGCATGGGTTCTTCGATGTCAGGCTGTCGCGTTTCGCCGACCTCATCCACCGTGATTTCGCCGACGAAGCGGTATCCCTTACGGGGGATCGTGCGCACCAGGCGCTGCTCCTCGCCGGTATCGCCGATGGCCTTGCGCACCGCATTGATGTGGCTGGTGATGGTCGATTCCGAGACGATCCGACCGCTCCACACTGCCTTGAGCAGGTCGTCCTTGCTGACGACGCGATCGCGGTTGCTGACGAGTTGCAGCAATAGGTCGAAGACCTGCGGCCCGACAGCCACCACTTGCCCGCGCAAGGTCAGTTCCCGGCGCTCTTGATCGAGCACGTAGTCTTCAAACACGAATGGCAAGGTGAGAATCCCCTGGTCGAGCGCCCCCGACTCCGTGTCCGAGCTGGCGATGGGTAAGTGGTATCGATAATACGGCAGCGCCCGCGGCAAGGGATACCCGTCGAATAGCTGTTTTTCTGGACGAAAAACCAAGCTTCCTTGAAGGCAAACTCAAGGCCGGTACAAGGACGTCCCTGACGCGCGCTGGCACTCTCAATCTACATCGACGGCAATGGTTGCAGTCGAGAAACGGAGAGAAACCATGAAGATCGTCGTCATTGGAGGCACCGGCCTCATCGGATCGAAACTTGTGCAGAACCTCCGCGAGCGCGGCCATGACGTGCTCGCAGCCGCCCCCAGCACGGGCGTGAATAGCATCACCCGCGAGGGCCTGGCCCAAGCGATGGATGGCGCCGATATCGTCGTCGACGTGGCGAACGCGCCTTCGTGGGAAGACCAGGCCGTTCTCGATTTCTTCGAAACGTCGAGCCGTAACCTGCTGGCTGCCGAGGCGGCCGCTGGGGTTCGCCATCACGTTGCCCTGTCGATCGTCGGCAGTGAACGGCTTCCCGAGAATGGCTATTTCCGGGCCAAAGTCGCGCAGGAAAACCTGATCAAGGCGTCCGGCATTCCTTACACCATTCTGCGTGCCACGCAGTTCTTCGAGTTTGTCGGCGGCATTGCGCAGGCGGCCACCGTCGGTGAGGAGGTTTGCGTGTCGCCGGCATTGATCCAGCCGATGGCGTCCGACGACGTGGTGGCGGCGCTCGCCGAGGTCACGCTGGCAGCGCCGGTGAATGGCACGGTCGAAGTCGCCGGTCCCGAGGCCATGCCACTCGACGAACTGGTCAGGCGCTTCCTGCGGGCCACTCAGGACACGCGCAAGGTCGTGCCGGATGTGCACGCGCGCTACTTCGGCTCGGTGCTCGACGATCAATCGCTGACCCCCGGCAAGAACCCGCGCCTGGGCGCGATCCGCTTCGAGGGCTGGCTCGGTCAGTCGACGGCTCGGTAACGGGCCGCGCGCTCACACCACCTACACACCAAGGAGCATTGCCATGTTTACCCGATATCTCTTGGCCGCTGCCTTCGCAGCGCTGTCGATCAGCGCAGCGTCGGCCGCCGAACCGCCCGCAGGCAAAGTGTCGGTCGTATTCGACCGGCCCATTCCCAACCTCCCCGGCAAGAGCATGAAGGGCGTGCTGGTCGAGTACGGGCCGGGCGCCGCGTCGCCGTCCCACACCCATCCGAAAACGGCCTTCATTTATGCCACGGTCCTGGAGGGCTCGTTTCGCATCAAAGTCAAAGGCGAGCCGGAAAAGATCTACAACGTCGGCGAAAACTTCGTAGAGGAGCCGGGCTCCGTGCACGAAGTCAGCGCCAACGCCAGCGACACGAAACCCGCACGCCTGCTGGCGGTGTTCGTCCTCGACAGCAACGAAAAGGAGCTCGTTACACCTATTAAAAAGTGAGCCGATCAACGTGCTCATCGACGCTCGACAGCCGGGCGGCAGGTCACTGCCGTCCTGTGGCTGCTGCGGATCCTTGGCATTGAACAGGAAACAAGAACATGAACTCGCTTCAGGACAAGGCCGCCATTGCCACCGGCGCAAGCGTCGAGATCCCTGTCGTGGTGGCGCGGCAAAGCAAGAGAAAGATGATCGGCATCCTGTTGTGCATCGGTGCCGTGGTGGTCTTGGTTGGCGGATGGGCCATGGCGTTTTCGAGCGGTTCGACCTCCACTGATAACGCTTATGTGCGCGGCGACCTCACCTCGCTCGCTGCCAAAGTTGCCGGCTATGTCACGGCGGTAGAAGTGGAGGACAACCAGACCGTTCGGGCGGGTGACGTCCTGTTCCGGATTGATGATCGGGACTATCGCGCACGGCTCGCGCAGGCAGTGGCCAATGTCAGCGCTGCCGAGGCGCGCCTGACCCACGTCGATGCCGAAACCCAGCTTCAGCGTGCCCTGATTCGACAGGCCGAAGCCCAGCGACGCTCGGCCTCCGCCGAGATGAATCTGGCGACCAAGACCCATGATCGCAGCCAAAAACTTATCGTCAGCAACGCGGTCAGCCAGGCCCTCGTCGATGAAACCGGCACGGCACGCTCCAGAGCCGAGGCGACGGTATCGGCCGCTTCGGCAACGGTCGAGGCTCAACAGCAACGCATCACCGTCCTTGTGGCCCAGCGAGAAGCTGCCGTTGCTGCTGTGGCGCAGGCGCAGGCCGCGCGCGATCTGGCCCAGATCGATCTCGACAGCACCGTGGTACGCGCGCCTGTTGATGGCGTTATCGGTAACCGTCAGGTCCGCGTCGGCCGGTTCGTTACGCCGGGTGTTTCGTTGCTCGATATCGTGCCGGTCAATGATGTGTGGGTCGTGGCGAACTTCAAGGAAACCCAGCTCGAACATATCCGCCCCGGTCAGCGCGTGCGCATCACGGTCGACGGCTATCCCGACGGGGCACTTGAAGGCGTGGTCGACAGCTTTGCGCCGGGTAGCGGGTCGGCGTTCAGCTTGCTCCCCACAGACAACGCGACAGGGAACTTTGTGCGTGTTGTGCAGCGGGTTCCGGTAAAGATCCGCCTTGCCCATAACCCGCTGCCGGGTCGTATCGTCCCTGGCCTGTCCGCGCGGGTCGAGGTTGCGCAAGGGGAGGGCTCATGAACACGGTTGCCAGGGCCACGCGCAGCAACGCCAGCGTTACGACCGGTGTTCTGCTCATGGCGGGCATCGTGCTTGCCACGCTGACGGAAGCGATCGCCAGCACCGTTCTGGCGCTCGGACGCAGCGACATCATCGGCGACACCTATGCAACGCCAGATGAGTTTGCCTGGTTGGATGTCGGCTACATCGCGTTCAAGCTGATCGGGTTCATGGCTGCCCCTTGGCTGCTGAAGCGTTTTAATCCGCGTCATGTGGTGATCAGCTCAACCTTGGTCATGGGCCTGGCGTGCGGCATTGCCGCCATCACCGCTCGGCTGGATCTGTTGGTTGCACTTCGGGTGATTCAGGGCTTCGCCGGCGGCACCCTGCTGGTCGGGGGGCAGGCGATCATCTTTCGCGCTTTTCCGCGGTCTTATCAGCCAATCCTCCAGGCCCTGTTTGCCATGGGTTCCGTTGTCGCGCCCGCGACGCTCGCCCCGGCGCTTCAAGGGTGGTTGATCGATAGCCAATCCTGGACATGGATCTTCTTCAGCGTTGTGCCGATTGCCTTGGCGGCTAGCGGACTGGTGCTGATCGCAGACGGCCCAATGCCCGCCAAGGTCCGGCACCGTCCGTTTGACTGGATCGGCTTCTCGCTGATCTCTGCCACCCTGTTGTGTTTCACCTACGTTCTCAGTCAGGGCAGCCGATGGGACTGGTTCGAGGAGCCTCGCATCCTGTGGCTAACCGTGATTGGCGCCGCCGCTCTGCTGGCACTTCTCGGCCAACAAGTGTTGGCCAAAGGGCAGGGGCTGCTCGACTTCACCCTGTTCAAAACGAGCGATTTTTCCTTCGCCTTTATCGTCAGTTTTGTCGCCGGCGCCGCCTTGTTCGGCAGCGCGTTCCTGATTCCGGCGTTCGCCCTGTCGGTCCTCGGGTTCACGCCTACCGATGCCGGTCAGCTGCTGTTGCCCAGTGGCGCGTTTTTTGTCGGCGCGCTGCTCATATCGGCCTGGCTCATGCAGGCCCGCCGCGTTGCGCCGTTCGCCACCGTGCCCTTTGGAATCCTGATGATCATGGTTGCGATGTGGATGCTGTCCGGTTCGACCAGCGAAAGCGGCGCGGACGACATGATGGCGGCTATCCTGTTGCGCGGGTTGGGCCTTGGCTTCCTGTTTCTATCGATCACGCTGATCGCCTTCAGCCACCTCAACAGCCGAAACCTCGCGAGTGGAATAGGCCTTTTCAATACGGGTCGCCAGTTAGGTGGCCTTATCGGTGTCGCAGGGCTCCAGACCCTGATTGACCATAACGTCGTCACCAATGCCGCGGTCCTCGGCGCCAATGTCACCCCTGGCGGGGCCGCGGTCATCGAACGAATGACGACCACGACAGCCATGCTGAGCGCGAAAGGAATGGAGGCAGTGGCCGCTGGCCGGGCAGCGACGAGCCTTCTGGGCCGGTTGGTGACAAGTCAGTCCACGGTGATTGCCTTCGACACCGCGTTCATCGCCGTGGCCCTGCTGTTTGTAATCGCTGCCCCCATTCTGGTCGGCATCAAGATCGGATTCGCGCGATACGAGAAAGTGCGTGCTTCGCGAGCAGTAGCGTGAGGCAGCCCACCTGCCAGCGATGGCAGGGAGGAGAGCACTCGGACCACCCAGGGTGTCAGGCGGCGGCGCCAGGAACATTTGTTCCCATGCCCGACGGCAGGAACGGTCGAATTTCGTCGATTTCCGCAGCGCTAAGGCGCAACGCCGAGGCTGCTATCAGACCGTCGACTTGTGCTGGGCGGCGGGCTCCGACAATGGCGCCCGTCACTACCGGTTGGCGAAGTACCCAGGCGATAGCGACCGCCGCAGCACTCACCCCGTGCCTTTCTCCAATGCGTGCCATAACGTCAACCAAAGTCAGGTTCGCACTCAAACGGGGCTCCTGGAAATCAGCACTTCGGGCCTTGCGCCAATCGTCTTCGGGCAGTTGCGAGATGCGTTCGCGCGTCATGCTGCCGGACAGTAGCCCCGATTGAAGTGTGGAATAGGCAAGGACACCCAACCCGGCCTGCTCACAGAATGGCAGGACGTCTTTCTCGATGTCCCGCATCAAGGCGGAATACGGCGGCTGGAGCGAAACGATCTCTGTCACCGCCTGCGCCCGCTTGAGTTGAGCGACATCGAAATTCGATACGCCGATAGCGCGAATTTTTCCTTGATCGCGCGCGGCTGCCAAAGCCGAAAGCGCCATTTCAATACCTTCACTGCTTGCGTCGGCAGGAAAGGCAGGCCAGTGGATCTGATACAGATCGATGGTCTCGACTTGGAGCCTGC
This genomic stretch from Pseudomonas wuhanensis harbors:
- a CDS encoding DUF6124 family protein: MFKVTPNPPDTDPASPYESLDSKKLNEAAERALNFYLNPAAIMNNTPRKPSTMYMVAPDVGHEALLVQTCENLASASVMASDIAALVEGTHRNTLLALQQVIMLAELAVNRMLDNFVPPK
- a CDS encoding SMI1/KNR4 family protein, coding for MTDNPFRIPTDAEIADAESRLNFRFPDQYIRFLKGGSDVANAAFEPAVILGECIHLDIFAITETAWAQGVPRDWLPFIEDNSDYFCISEAGVVRYWSHNGSTDESWPTFAAWFEQVCIALE
- a CDS encoding winged helix-turn-helix domain-containing protein; translated protein: MPFVFEDYVLDQERRELTLRGQVVAVGPQVFDLLLQLVSNRDRVVSKDDLLKAVWSGRIVSESTITSHINAVRKAIGDTGEEQRLVRTIPRKGYRFVGEITVDEVGETRQPDIEEPMPEDLKQTPAPTLVLPDKPSITVLPFQNLSGDPEQEYFADGMVEDIIAALSRIRWLFVIARNSSFTYKGRDVDVQGVGQTLGVRYVLEGSVRKSGNKIRITGQLIDATTGTHIWAERFEGMLHDIFELQDQIAESVVGAIAPQLERAEIERAKRKPTESLDAYDYYLRGMAKLHNGTREAIEQALPLFYKAIELDPEFASAYGMAAWCHFWRKLNGWMTDRPQEIAEGARLARLAVELGRDDAVALTRGGHALAHLAGDVDGGIALLDRARLLNPNLAPAWFLGGILRALRGEADAAIKDLTHAVRLSPLDPEMFRMQVGMALAHFFAGRFDPASDWAEKALRNLPCLLASVALIAASHALSGRMDKAKQAMQRLHELDPSLRVSNLKDWLPIQRSEDFKRFADGLRLAGLPE
- a CDS encoding SDR family oxidoreductase; this encodes MKIVVIGGTGLIGSKLVQNLRERGHDVLAAAPSTGVNSITREGLAQAMDGADIVVDVANAPSWEDQAVLDFFETSSRNLLAAEAAAGVRHHVALSIVGSERLPENGYFRAKVAQENLIKASGIPYTILRATQFFEFVGGIAQAATVGEEVCVSPALIQPMASDDVVAALAEVTLAAPVNGTVEVAGPEAMPLDELVRRFLRATQDTRKVVPDVHARYFGSVLDDQSLTPGKNPRLGAIRFEGWLGQSTAR
- a CDS encoding cupin domain-containing protein, with protein sequence MFTRYLLAAAFAALSISAASAAEPPAGKVSVVFDRPIPNLPGKSMKGVLVEYGPGAASPSHTHPKTAFIYATVLEGSFRIKVKGEPEKIYNVGENFVEEPGSVHEVSANASDTKPARLLAVFVLDSNEKELVTPIKK
- a CDS encoding HlyD family secretion protein, translated to MNSLQDKAAIATGASVEIPVVVARQSKRKMIGILLCIGAVVVLVGGWAMAFSSGSTSTDNAYVRGDLTSLAAKVAGYVTAVEVEDNQTVRAGDVLFRIDDRDYRARLAQAVANVSAAEARLTHVDAETQLQRALIRQAEAQRRSASAEMNLATKTHDRSQKLIVSNAVSQALVDETGTARSRAEATVSAASATVEAQQQRITVLVAQREAAVAAVAQAQAARDLAQIDLDSTVVRAPVDGVIGNRQVRVGRFVTPGVSLLDIVPVNDVWVVANFKETQLEHIRPGQRVRITVDGYPDGALEGVVDSFAPGSGSAFSLLPTDNATGNFVRVVQRVPVKIRLAHNPLPGRIVPGLSARVEVAQGEGS
- a CDS encoding DHA2 family efflux MFS transporter permease subunit; the encoded protein is MNTVARATRSNASVTTGVLLMAGIVLATLTEAIASTVLALGRSDIIGDTYATPDEFAWLDVGYIAFKLIGFMAAPWLLKRFNPRHVVISSTLVMGLACGIAAITARLDLLVALRVIQGFAGGTLLVGGQAIIFRAFPRSYQPILQALFAMGSVVAPATLAPALQGWLIDSQSWTWIFFSVVPIALAASGLVLIADGPMPAKVRHRPFDWIGFSLISATLLCFTYVLSQGSRWDWFEEPRILWLTVIGAAALLALLGQQVLAKGQGLLDFTLFKTSDFSFAFIVSFVAGAALFGSAFLIPAFALSVLGFTPTDAGQLLLPSGAFFVGALLISAWLMQARRVAPFATVPFGILMIMVAMWMLSGSTSESGADDMMAAILLRGLGLGFLFLSITLIAFSHLNSRNLASGIGLFNTGRQLGGLIGVAGLQTLIDHNVVTNAAVLGANVTPGGAAVIERMTTTTAMLSAKGMEAVAAGRAATSLLGRLVTSQSTVIAFDTAFIAVALLFVIAAPILVGIKIGFARYEKVRASRAVA
- a CDS encoding aldo/keto reductase → MQKNRLGSSDFLISPIGLGTWAIAGTGWEYSWGAQDDKDSLGALEYAVERGVNWIDTAAVYGLGHAEQLVGQLLRRVPVSRRPLVFTKGSLVWDPVTKEISHSLAPQSLLAEIDASLRRLQVETIDLYQIHWPAFPADASSEGIEMALSALAAARDQGKIRAIGVSNFDVAQLKRAQAVTEIVSLQPPYSALMRDIEKDVLPFCEQAGLGVLAYSTLQSGLLSGSMTRERISQLPEDDWRKARSADFQEPRLSANLTLVDVMARIGERHGVSAAAVAIAWVLRQPVVTGAIVGARRPAQVDGLIAASALRLSAAEIDEIRPFLPSGMGTNVPGAAA